The sequence GAACAGCTCTCAAAAATTCCCTTCGCTTTATGGGTCTAGAAGTGGTGGGGATCGATAATGAGTTTGATCCGCACCATCCTGAACATGGGGATATTCTCGATAGCTCTTCTCTTTTTTCGAAAGTAAAGGGAATTGATGGAATCGTTCATCTGGCTGCTATTTCGAGGGTGATTTTTGGAGAAAAAAATCCTGAGCTTTGTTGGAAGACAAACGTGGAAGGGACCCGAAATATCATCGAAGCCGCTTTGTCAACCCCCCGAAAGCCTTGGATGATCTATGCAAGTAGTCGAGAAGTATACGGGGAGCAAGAAACGCTTCCAGTTCCAGAGTCCGCCACTCTTCGCCCTGTTAACATCTATGGAGAATCAAAAGTTGAAGCGGAAAAAATTGTTGAGCAAGCGAAAAAAAAGGGGTTAAAGGGTACCATCGTCCGCTTTTCAAATGTCTATGGAAGTGTTTTAGACCACCATAACCGTGTCATTCCCGCTTTCTGTCGAGCAGCCGCCACAGGTCATGATATCATTGTCGAGGGAAAGGATAATTTATTTGATTTTACATATTTAGAAGATGTTATACAGGGTGTGCTTTCTCTTATTAATCTCCTTTCTACCCAGGACGCTCCTCCACCGATCCACTTTACCACAGGAAAAACTTCAAGTTTAGGTGAAGTTGCCGAAATTGCAAAAGAGGCAAGCTTAAAACCTTTAAATATTTTAGAAGGAACACCTCGCTCCTTTGATGTTTCTCGCTTTCGGGGAGAAACATCACGTGCAAAGAAGCTTCTTAATTGGAGGGCTTGTGTAGACATTAAAGAAGGGATGCAACGACTGATCCACCAGTATTCTCTCTATCTCAATGCCAATTTGGCTGAACCTGTTTTAGCTTATTGAGCAAGCTAATATGTCAAGTGCTCTCTTACAAAAGCAGCTATCTACCTCGCTAAGTAAAGGTGAGAAACGTATCC is a genomic window of Candidatus Neptunochlamydia vexilliferae containing:
- a CDS encoding NAD-dependent epimerase/dehydratase family protein, with amino-acid sequence MRILITGSKGLIGTALKNSLRFMGLEVVGIDNEFDPHHPEHGDILDSSSLFSKVKGIDGIVHLAAISRVIFGEKNPELCWKTNVEGTRNIIEAALSTPRKPWMIYASSREVYGEQETLPVPESATLRPVNIYGESKVEAEKIVEQAKKKGLKGTIVRFSNVYGSVLDHHNRVIPAFCRAAATGHDIIVEGKDNLFDFTYLEDVIQGVLSLINLLSTQDAPPPIHFTTGKTSSLGEVAEIAKEASLKPLNILEGTPRSFDVSRFRGETSRAKKLLNWRACVDIKEGMQRLIHQYSLYLNANLAEPVLAY